A stretch of Sandaracinaceae bacterium DNA encodes these proteins:
- a CDS encoding TonB family protein yields the protein MALNEGQVLAGKYRIERLLGEGGMGAVYVATNTVLQRKVALKVMNERFASVPAAVERFHREAIAASKVSHPSICQVFDAGQHEGKPWIAMEMLEGESLAERIERGPMSVDEVVRMASGALSALAEVHDEGIVHRDLKPDNIFLARSRSGSWVPKVLDFGVAKDTSEGQLNKLTATGAVVGTAYYLSPEQAKGLPDIDPRTDVYAIGVVLYECLSGHMPYEAETITQLIAKMFTEEPRPLDMVAPDVPKQVAAVVNRCLAQEREDRFQTARALLAALEAASRGEYAGAAAASQPGIGAAHSHAGVSHSGLSGVSQPGTPIPQTALGDPRVGTHPTALLPDGLGGASGAGLPAQTPMPQSSMPHMHSAMTQSEMGGGGGSKVGLIAGLAVLFLLGASATIGGAFFLMGGEEESEGVANAAVRTSTPQPGPGTATTAPPPGEDPPLEPSPAADTPTDDGAGNGAEDGAEDGADDGTPPGEDVAEEDETPRPATAAPRRGRRRGRTPQPTPEPLAQPAAPTPAPPSPVAPSPAPAPARGPGLSTVQVMGAIQGRMAYLQSRCFERRARRVPGLQGVVTIGWTIGPDGRVQNANVVHNGTGDEWLGNCTRNVVRDTPFPAAANGRPTPARYPFRFTPR from the coding sequence ATGGCACTGAACGAAGGTCAAGTCCTCGCGGGGAAGTACCGCATCGAACGCTTGCTCGGCGAGGGCGGGATGGGGGCGGTCTACGTCGCCACCAACACGGTGCTCCAGCGCAAGGTCGCGCTGAAGGTCATGAACGAGCGCTTCGCTTCGGTGCCCGCGGCGGTCGAGCGCTTCCACCGCGAGGCGATCGCGGCCTCCAAGGTGAGCCACCCGAGCATCTGTCAGGTCTTCGACGCGGGGCAGCACGAGGGCAAGCCCTGGATCGCGATGGAGATGCTCGAGGGGGAGAGCCTCGCCGAGCGCATCGAGCGCGGTCCCATGTCCGTCGACGAGGTGGTCCGGATGGCCAGCGGCGCCCTCAGCGCGCTCGCCGAGGTGCACGACGAGGGCATCGTCCACCGCGATCTGAAGCCGGACAACATCTTCCTGGCGCGCTCGCGCTCGGGCAGCTGGGTCCCGAAGGTCCTCGACTTCGGCGTCGCCAAGGACACGAGCGAGGGGCAGCTGAACAAGCTCACCGCGACCGGCGCGGTCGTGGGCACCGCGTATTACCTCTCGCCCGAGCAGGCGAAGGGGCTTCCGGACATCGACCCGCGCACGGACGTCTACGCGATCGGCGTGGTGCTCTACGAGTGCCTGAGCGGCCACATGCCGTACGAGGCCGAGACGATCACGCAGCTCATCGCGAAGATGTTCACCGAGGAGCCGCGCCCGCTCGACATGGTCGCGCCCGACGTGCCCAAGCAGGTGGCCGCGGTGGTGAACCGGTGCCTCGCCCAGGAGCGCGAAGACCGCTTCCAGACCGCGCGCGCGCTGCTCGCGGCGCTCGAGGCGGCGTCTCGCGGGGAGTACGCGGGGGCGGCGGCGGCGAGCCAACCGGGGATCGGAGCGGCGCACTCCCACGCGGGCGTCTCGCACTCCGGGCTCTCGGGCGTGTCGCAGCCGGGGACGCCCATCCCGCAGACGGCGCTGGGCGATCCGCGCGTGGGCACGCACCCCACCGCGCTGCTGCCGGACGGGCTCGGCGGCGCGTCCGGAGCCGGCCTGCCCGCCCAGACGCCGATGCCGCAGTCGTCCATGCCCCACATGCACAGCGCCATGACGCAGTCCGAGATGGGCGGCGGCGGCGGCTCGAAGGTGGGTCTCATCGCGGGCCTCGCGGTCCTGTTCCTGCTCGGCGCGTCGGCCACGATCGGCGGCGCCTTCTTCTTGATGGGCGGTGAAGAGGAGAGCGAGGGGGTCGCGAACGCCGCGGTGCGGACCTCGACACCGCAGCCCGGGCCAGGCACCGCGACGACGGCGCCCCCGCCGGGCGAGGATCCGCCCCTCGAGCCCAGCCCCGCGGCGGACACGCCGACCGACGATGGCGCGGGCAACGGCGCAGAGGACGGCGCAGAGGACGGCGCAGACGACGGCACGCCCCCCGGCGAAGACGTCGCCGAAGAGGACGAGACGCCGCGCCCGGCGACGGCCGCCCCGCGTCGGGGACGACGACGCGGGCGGACGCCGCAGCCTACGCCGGAGCCGCTGGCCCAGCCTGCCGCTCCCACCCCGGCGCCTCCGAGCCCCGTGGCCCCGAGCCCCGCGCCCGCCCCGGCCCGCGGGCCCGGCCTGAGCACGGTGCAGGTCATGGGGGCCATCCAGGGTCGGATGGCCTACCTCCAGTCGCGCTGCTTCGAGCGCCGCGCGCGCCGCGTGCCCGGCCTGCAAGGGGTCGTGACCATCGGGTGGACGATCGGCCCGGATGGCCGGGTTCAGAACGCCAACGTCGTCCACAACGGCACGGGCGACGAGTGGCTGGGCAACTGCACGCGCAACGTCGTGCGCGACACCCCGTTCCCCGCGGCGGCCAACGGTCGCCCGACCCCGGCCCGCTACCCGTTCCGCTTCACGCCCAGGTAG
- a CDS encoding ATP-binding protein codes for MRVKIDCPDAALRGRIREAMRPCGVTVVEDTVLEGTVLEGTGTGPSVEAPEVAIYDARLGVEPRGNALVHVALIDDAALARPALRAGADAILFADEPPERMSAQLAAAVRTALERRQIDPWLEVAVANLGESVELADHEARLRYVNPAFERLTGFSREEVIGKTPGELVRTTDHSPAYYASIEETVHQGRVWRGPLTSRRKDGSRIHQEVTVSPVCDAHGKLRAMVAIRREVTRERKLEAQVRASERMASLGTLAAGVAHEINNPLAYVLANVEHVLEMLENGGPFDAEELVEALRSAHAGGQRVRRIVSDLSSLARQQSDTVQSVQLTTVLDAAASVARGTLRKVAAFERTYEGQPTVLVDEGRLGQVALNLLVNAAQAIPVEDGDASHTITLRAGRDGDRAWFEVRDTGVGMTEDVRARCFDPFFTTKPPGEGTGLGMSMVHQIVTGYGGTLDIESAPGEGTTVRVWLPALEGTVGDAPEPAPVDAEAPATRPLRILVVDDEPSVCAALRRILRAHEVTVAYGGREGLLAATQESLDLVICDLMMPDMSGTQLREALPPSSPLLDRWIFITGGVLADRDRRHLRSFEGPLLSKPFSAAEVRRAIASVIED; via the coding sequence ATGCGCGTCAAGATCGACTGCCCCGATGCCGCGCTCCGGGGACGGATCCGCGAGGCGATGCGACCCTGCGGAGTCACCGTCGTGGAAGACACGGTGCTCGAGGGGACGGTGCTGGAGGGGACGGGGACGGGGCCGAGCGTCGAGGCGCCCGAGGTCGCCATCTACGACGCGCGCCTGGGCGTGGAGCCGCGCGGCAACGCCCTCGTCCACGTCGCGTTGATCGATGACGCGGCGCTCGCCCGGCCCGCGCTCCGGGCCGGCGCCGACGCCATCCTCTTCGCGGACGAGCCGCCCGAGCGCATGAGCGCGCAGCTCGCCGCCGCGGTCCGCACGGCGCTCGAGCGTCGCCAGATCGATCCGTGGCTCGAGGTCGCGGTGGCCAACCTGGGCGAGTCCGTCGAGCTGGCCGACCACGAGGCGCGCTTGCGGTACGTCAACCCCGCGTTCGAGCGCCTGACGGGGTTCTCGCGCGAGGAGGTGATCGGCAAGACGCCGGGCGAGCTGGTCCGCACCACCGATCACTCCCCCGCGTACTACGCCTCCATCGAAGAGACCGTGCATCAGGGCCGCGTGTGGCGTGGTCCGCTCACCTCGAGGCGCAAGGACGGCTCGCGCATCCATCAGGAGGTCACCGTGTCGCCCGTGTGCGACGCGCACGGCAAGCTCCGGGCGATGGTCGCCATCCGCCGCGAGGTGACGCGCGAGCGGAAGCTCGAGGCCCAGGTGCGCGCCTCGGAGCGCATGGCCTCGCTCGGCACGCTCGCGGCGGGGGTGGCGCACGAGATCAACAACCCGCTCGCCTACGTGCTGGCCAACGTCGAGCACGTGCTCGAGATGCTCGAGAACGGCGGCCCGTTCGACGCGGAGGAGCTGGTCGAGGCGCTCCGATCCGCGCACGCGGGAGGCCAACGGGTCCGACGGATCGTCAGCGACCTGAGCTCACTCGCGCGGCAGCAGTCCGACACGGTGCAGTCGGTCCAGCTGACGACGGTGCTCGACGCGGCCGCGAGCGTGGCGCGGGGCACGCTCCGCAAGGTGGCGGCCTTCGAGCGGACCTACGAAGGACAGCCGACCGTCCTGGTGGACGAGGGGCGCCTCGGCCAGGTGGCGCTCAACCTCCTCGTCAACGCCGCGCAGGCCATCCCCGTCGAGGACGGCGACGCGTCTCACACCATCACGCTCCGCGCGGGGCGAGACGGCGACCGGGCCTGGTTCGAGGTGCGCGACACCGGCGTCGGCATGACCGAGGACGTGCGCGCGCGCTGCTTCGACCCCTTCTTCACGACCAAGCCGCCCGGCGAGGGCACCGGCCTCGGGATGAGCATGGTGCACCAGATCGTGACGGGCTACGGCGGCACCCTCGACATCGAGAGCGCGCCGGGCGAGGGCACGACCGTCCGTGTCTGGCTCCCCGCGCTCGAGGGCACCGTCGGCGACGCGCCCGAGCCCGCGCCCGTGGACGCGGAGGCCCCCGCGACCCGTCCGCTGCGCATCCTGGTGGTGGACGACGAGCCGAGCGTGTGTGCCGCGCTCCGCCGCATCCTCCGCGCGCACGAGGTCACGGTGGCGTACGGGGGCCGCGAGGGGCTGCTCGCCGCGACGCAGGAGAGCCTCGACCTCGTGATCTGCGACCTGATGATGCCCGACATGAGCGGCACGCAGCTGCGTGAGGCGCTGCCCCCGAGCTCACCGCTCCTCGACCGCTGGATCTTCATCACGGGCGGCGTGCTCGCGGATCGAGACCGGCGTCATCTCCGCAGCTTCGAGGGGCCGCTCCTCTCCAAGCCGTTCTCGGCCGCCGAGGTGCGGCGCGCGATCGCGAGCGTCATCGAGGACTGA
- a CDS encoding protein kinase codes for MAPDDHTLAETVTLLESATAAEDIPVARAELPEGALVGGRYRVQQLLGRGGYGEVYRVLDTREDDRPIALKLHRLRALSRHALDALKAEFALLGSLSHPNLATVHDFAYVEGEYAFFTQSLVAGVPLHHAGIDLLDPRGVHLVAQLCRALDYLHARGVVHGDVKPGNILVEGERLVLLDFGVSRALGASSELGVVGSPPYMSPELITGGAADGRSDLYALGVTLYQLLSGTVPFRGTSTQVLMAQVESEPPALPGSVPFPLQALVARLIAKAPEDRPSSATEVITQLSRLTRVDVEIDTSETLASHVLSARLVGRERELGELLARADAADASQAPILLEGEAGTGKSRLLREVRQRVQLRGQPWIHVQTPRSEGGPNLLAYLARAVLGPDQRATLEDEARLELARALPELRKPRERIAVPLDPERARARRLDILGDQIARRFAWKAGVLAVEDLHWAHPRQQAELAGVLAAARARGAACLFLLASRPQGLSDDALSRLELRRLPCTELTPDASRSLIGNTFGDPALLEGTALGARLSTAPISALLLQESLRLALERGAIVRAAGSFSRGGEVDDAPLGDVLAARVSNLSRDARSVALASAVLARDATAADLAKVAGMKPKRASPALAELTRRGILERLALSRGRVLHAMHDRYADAVLAAMPERRIRAARRRAGNLLARQSANDFRGLSRAAFELAAAGDTERAVRVLGKARELAVKAGRPEQAATILERELALRGEDEARDSLLLTAYDLAVRCGQNELTGNALMELAERAHGRDDERLHLAVALRGARQALRDGAVAEAKSLCDGALERALALGLDALACELAATAGEVEHAAGTLDRALMRYREAAEWARVARRRDVEAEAELGRALVHVRLNHLEKATSAAARAVSAANDAKDPVLRSEALRALGNARFVGSQRKLALRSYKRAVKVARESGGTESEAKALNNVATCAHSLGRVAEALAAWVRAVELKERVGATASALLSRASMSGVLTIVGRRAEARAEQQRVFDAQREGAQTAVMLAWSNRGDLEMVEGNLERACEAYASSDGGYAEMGLHQLRSHALQGLVRARLVRGELAAAARALVDLERVVGDATAHEEQRRFLSARAMLRDAQRDERGALADARAAARLSKSDTSYEDAFGSPIEARWMVAILSGRRGHGKRFERAARRAEELLARRAEALEGALREGFESSPLHRAIRARRFPEARGRTW; via the coding sequence GTGGCCCCCGACGACCACACGCTCGCGGAGACGGTCACCCTCCTCGAGTCGGCGACCGCGGCGGAGGACATTCCGGTCGCCCGGGCCGAGTTGCCCGAGGGCGCGTTGGTGGGGGGTCGATACCGCGTCCAGCAGCTCCTGGGGCGCGGCGGCTACGGAGAGGTCTACCGCGTGCTGGACACGCGAGAGGACGATCGCCCCATCGCGCTCAAGCTCCACCGCCTGCGCGCGCTGAGCCGGCACGCGCTCGACGCGCTCAAGGCCGAGTTCGCGCTCCTCGGGTCGCTCTCCCACCCCAACCTCGCGACGGTGCACGACTTCGCGTACGTGGAGGGCGAGTACGCGTTCTTCACCCAGTCGCTCGTGGCCGGCGTCCCGCTCCACCACGCAGGCATCGACCTGCTCGACCCGCGCGGCGTGCACCTGGTGGCGCAGCTCTGCCGGGCGCTCGACTACCTGCACGCGCGCGGCGTCGTGCACGGGGACGTCAAGCCCGGCAACATCCTCGTCGAAGGCGAGCGGCTCGTGCTCCTCGACTTCGGCGTGTCGCGCGCGCTGGGCGCCTCGAGCGAGCTGGGCGTGGTCGGCAGCCCTCCCTACATGTCGCCCGAGCTGATCACGGGCGGCGCGGCCGACGGCCGGAGCGACCTCTACGCGCTCGGCGTCACGCTCTACCAGCTCCTCAGCGGCACGGTGCCCTTCCGCGGCACGTCGACCCAGGTGCTGATGGCGCAGGTCGAGTCCGAGCCCCCCGCGCTCCCGGGGAGCGTGCCCTTCCCGCTCCAGGCCCTCGTGGCGCGACTGATCGCCAAGGCCCCCGAGGACCGCCCCTCGAGCGCGACGGAGGTGATCACGCAGCTGAGCCGCCTGACCCGCGTCGACGTGGAGATCGACACCAGCGAGACCCTCGCGAGCCACGTGCTCTCCGCGCGCCTCGTCGGGCGGGAGCGAGAGCTGGGGGAGCTCCTCGCCCGCGCGGACGCCGCCGACGCCTCGCAGGCGCCCATCCTCCTCGAAGGAGAGGCCGGCACGGGCAAGTCGCGGCTGCTCCGCGAGGTCCGCCAGCGCGTCCAGCTCCGCGGCCAGCCGTGGATCCACGTCCAGACCCCTCGCTCGGAGGGCGGGCCCAACCTGCTGGCCTACCTCGCGCGCGCGGTCCTCGGCCCCGACCAGCGCGCGACGCTCGAGGACGAGGCGCGGCTGGAGCTCGCGCGCGCGCTCCCCGAGCTGCGCAAGCCGCGTGAACGGATCGCCGTCCCGCTCGATCCGGAGCGGGCGCGCGCGAGGCGGCTCGACATCCTCGGCGACCAGATCGCGCGTCGCTTCGCGTGGAAGGCCGGCGTGCTCGCGGTCGAGGATCTGCACTGGGCCCACCCGCGTCAGCAGGCGGAGCTCGCCGGGGTGCTCGCGGCGGCGCGCGCGCGAGGCGCGGCGTGTCTCTTCCTGCTCGCGTCGCGCCCCCAGGGGCTGAGCGACGACGCGCTCTCGCGCCTCGAGCTGAGACGCCTCCCCTGCACGGAGCTGACCCCGGACGCGAGCCGCTCGCTGATCGGCAACACCTTCGGGGACCCGGCGCTGCTCGAGGGGACCGCGCTGGGCGCGCGTCTGTCGACGGCGCCCATCTCCGCGCTGCTCTTGCAGGAGTCGCTGCGGCTCGCGCTCGAGCGCGGCGCCATCGTGCGCGCCGCGGGGAGCTTCTCGCGCGGGGGCGAGGTGGACGACGCGCCGCTCGGGGACGTGCTCGCGGCGCGGGTCTCGAACCTCTCTCGCGACGCGAGGAGCGTGGCCCTCGCGAGCGCGGTGCTCGCGCGCGACGCCACGGCGGCGGATCTGGCGAAGGTCGCGGGCATGAAGCCGAAGCGCGCCTCGCCCGCGCTGGCCGAGCTGACGCGGCGGGGGATCCTGGAGCGCCTCGCGCTCTCGCGGGGGCGGGTGCTGCACGCGATGCACGACCGGTACGCAGACGCGGTCCTCGCGGCGATGCCGGAGCGGCGCATCCGCGCGGCGCGTCGTCGGGCCGGCAACCTGCTCGCGCGGCAGAGCGCCAACGACTTCCGCGGCCTCTCGCGCGCCGCGTTCGAGCTCGCGGCGGCCGGCGACACCGAGCGCGCGGTCCGGGTGCTGGGCAAGGCGCGCGAGCTCGCGGTGAAGGCGGGCCGACCCGAGCAAGCGGCGACGATCCTCGAGCGCGAGCTCGCCCTGCGCGGCGAGGACGAGGCGCGAGACTCGCTGCTCCTCACCGCCTACGACCTCGCGGTGCGCTGCGGTCAGAACGAGCTGACGGGCAACGCCCTCATGGAGCTCGCGGAGCGAGCCCACGGCCGGGACGACGAGCGGCTCCACCTCGCGGTGGCCCTCCGAGGCGCGCGCCAGGCGCTGCGCGACGGCGCGGTGGCGGAGGCGAAGTCGCTCTGCGACGGCGCGCTCGAGCGGGCGCTGGCGCTGGGTCTCGACGCGCTGGCCTGCGAGCTGGCCGCCACCGCGGGCGAGGTGGAGCACGCCGCCGGCACGCTGGACCGGGCGCTGATGCGCTACCGCGAGGCCGCGGAGTGGGCGCGCGTCGCGCGGCGCAGGGACGTCGAGGCGGAGGCCGAGCTCGGTCGCGCCCTGGTGCACGTGCGGCTCAACCACCTCGAGAAGGCCACGAGCGCGGCGGCGCGCGCCGTCAGCGCGGCGAACGACGCGAAGGACCCCGTGCTCCGCTCCGAGGCCCTGCGCGCCCTCGGGAACGCGCGGTTCGTCGGCAGCCAACGAAAACTCGCCTTGCGAAGCTACAAGCGCGCCGTCAAGGTGGCGAGAGAGAGCGGCGGGACCGAGAGCGAGGCGAAGGCGCTGAACAACGTGGCGACCTGCGCCCACTCGCTCGGTCGGGTCGCGGAGGCGCTGGCCGCGTGGGTCCGCGCCGTCGAGCTGAAGGAGCGCGTGGGCGCGACGGCCTCGGCGCTCCTGAGCCGCGCGAGCATGAGCGGCGTGCTGACCATCGTGGGCCGCCGCGCCGAGGCGCGGGCGGAGCAGCAGCGCGTGTTCGACGCGCAGCGTGAGGGCGCCCAGACGGCGGTGATGCTCGCGTGGAGCAACCGCGGGGACCTGGAGATGGTGGAGGGGAACCTCGAGCGCGCGTGCGAGGCGTACGCGAGCAGCGACGGAGGGTACGCCGAGATGGGGCTGCACCAGCTCCGCAGTCACGCGCTCCAGGGGCTCGTGCGCGCCCGCCTCGTGCGCGGTGAGCTCGCGGCCGCGGCCCGGGCCCTGGTGGACCTCGAGCGCGTGGTCGGGGACGCGACGGCGCACGAAGAGCAGCGTCGCTTCCTCAGCGCTCGAGCCATGCTCCGGGACGCGCAGCGGGACGAACGGGGCGCGCTGGCCGACGCGCGGGCGGCCGCGCGGCTGAGCAAGTCGGACACCTCGTACGAGGACGCGTTCGGCTCTCCGATCGAGGCCCGCTGGATGGTCGCGATCCTCTCGGGCCGGCGAGGCCACGGCAAGCGGTTCGAGCGGGCCGCGCGACGCGCCGAGGAGCTGCTCGCGCGCCGGGCGGAGGCGCTCGAGGGCGCGCTGCGCGAGGGCTTCGAGTCCTCACCGCTGCACCGCGCGATCCGGGCGCGCCGCTTCCCCGAGGCGCGCGGCCGCACCTGGTAG
- a CDS encoding FHA domain-containing protein, giving the protein MSNWILRAGERQYPLSEGRNVVGREVGCDVRLDDHLVSRQHAEIEVSGESIQIRDRHSRNGVVLGNRRLNEGEQRPLHHGSELVLGRTKLIVMRTRARGAMSTIEAHTVGRGAGFEGSTGMALPYETFLREANAAAEAGDLAKLEVTTELLFDTLGGALRQGLAKDDPVVRQALGHGLALASLSGPRWVERVLDLHTAGRLEMGIDVLTELEQLADQGGLPDRAPAIRYVDAVRDRLEQKGARGRALLLQLEKLARG; this is encoded by the coding sequence ATGAGCAACTGGATCCTGCGCGCGGGTGAACGACAGTACCCGCTGTCGGAAGGGCGAAACGTGGTCGGCCGCGAGGTCGGCTGCGACGTGCGGCTCGACGATCATCTGGTCTCTCGCCAGCACGCGGAGATCGAGGTGAGCGGTGAGTCGATCCAGATCCGCGACCGACACAGCCGCAACGGCGTCGTGCTGGGGAACCGCCGGCTGAACGAAGGCGAGCAGCGCCCCCTGCACCACGGCAGCGAGCTGGTGCTCGGTCGGACGAAGCTCATCGTCATGCGGACCCGCGCGCGGGGCGCGATGAGCACCATCGAGGCGCACACGGTCGGAAGGGGCGCCGGGTTCGAGGGCTCGACCGGCATGGCGTTGCCCTACGAGACCTTCCTGCGCGAGGCGAACGCGGCCGCGGAGGCGGGCGATCTGGCCAAGCTCGAGGTCACGACCGAGCTCCTCTTCGACACCCTCGGCGGCGCGCTGCGGCAGGGCCTCGCGAAGGACGACCCCGTCGTGCGTCAGGCGCTGGGGCACGGGCTGGCGCTCGCCTCGCTGTCGGGCCCGCGCTGGGTGGAGCGGGTGCTGGATCTGCACACCGCCGGGCGGCTCGAGATGGGGATCGACGTGCTCACGGAGCTCGAGCAGCTCGCGGACCAGGGCGGGCTGCCGGACCGCGCGCCCGCGATCCGGTACGTCGACGCCGTGCGCGACCGACTCGAGCAGAAGGGCGCCCGAGGACGCGCCCTGCTCCTGCAGCTCGAGAAGCTCGCGCGCGGATGA
- a CDS encoding ATP-binding protein, giving the protein MKPRTVDVPEPLRALFAEAEELVESYFRQKRERPEEGTIDIAGERYVLLRAASLSVRFFQIVREIYGDGREADADELSRNILFDLAHGVGRSDAADFAKRSGTVDPVGKLSAGPVHFAFTGWAKVDIDASSTPSPDDDYFLLYDHPYSFESDAWVREGVHSDFPVCIMNAGYSAGWCEESFGLRLVSTEICCRARGDAFCRFVMAPPERVEAHVARYLDEQPGPITRGPYQIPDLFARKATEDKLRAAQRDLERRVAERTRELEEANAALREEMTRRERVERELRQAQKMEAIGRLAGGIAHDFNNLLGVILGCSSMLEQRMPEEQSVQVIRQASERAAELTRQLLAFSRSQIARAEPVDLASVVRESDQLLTRLIGEHITLRTDVASAPPVHASAAGIQQVLLNLAVNARDAMPEGGTLSLTVGTTEEDGEHYGVLTVADTGHGMERDVAERIFDPFFTTKERGSGLGLSTAHGIVHQYGGDIRVASVPGEGTRFEVLLPEFDDDEVTQPHHLQAPPTPHRAGNILVVEDDTSLRRIVCEMLESGGHTVWSASGPLEALALLDDLLDGLDLLLTDVVMPEMNGRALAEEVLRRRPDLAVLYISGYADDEVLRKGTQAASYSCLHKPFTPSQLLKAVKAALMAPPDR; this is encoded by the coding sequence GTGAAGCCCCGGACCGTCGACGTCCCCGAGCCCTTGCGAGCTCTGTTCGCCGAAGCCGAAGAGCTCGTCGAGAGCTACTTCCGGCAGAAACGCGAGCGCCCGGAGGAGGGCACGATCGACATCGCTGGCGAGCGCTACGTGCTGCTGCGCGCCGCGTCGCTCTCCGTCCGGTTCTTCCAGATCGTGCGCGAGATCTACGGCGACGGTCGCGAGGCCGACGCCGACGAGCTCAGCCGGAACATCCTCTTCGACCTCGCCCACGGCGTCGGGCGGAGCGACGCGGCGGACTTCGCCAAGCGCAGCGGCACCGTGGACCCCGTCGGCAAGCTCAGCGCCGGCCCGGTCCACTTCGCGTTCACCGGCTGGGCCAAGGTCGACATCGACGCGTCCAGCACCCCCTCGCCCGACGACGACTACTTCCTCCTCTACGACCACCCCTACAGCTTCGAGAGCGACGCCTGGGTCCGCGAGGGGGTGCACAGCGATTTTCCCGTCTGCATCATGAACGCGGGCTACTCCGCGGGCTGGTGCGAGGAGTCGTTCGGCCTCCGGTTGGTCTCGACCGAGATCTGCTGCCGCGCGCGCGGTGACGCGTTCTGCCGCTTCGTCATGGCGCCTCCCGAGCGCGTCGAGGCGCACGTCGCGCGCTACCTCGACGAGCAGCCCGGCCCCATCACGCGGGGGCCGTACCAGATCCCCGATCTGTTCGCGCGAAAAGCCACGGAAGACAAGCTGCGGGCCGCGCAGCGCGACCTCGAGCGGCGCGTCGCAGAGCGGACACGCGAGCTCGAGGAGGCGAACGCGGCGCTCCGCGAGGAGATGACGCGCCGGGAGCGGGTCGAGCGCGAGCTGCGACAGGCGCAGAAGATGGAGGCCATCGGTCGGCTCGCGGGCGGGATCGCGCACGACTTCAACAACCTCCTCGGCGTGATCCTGGGCTGCTCGAGCATGCTGGAGCAGCGCATGCCAGAGGAGCAGAGCGTGCAGGTGATCCGCCAGGCGTCGGAGCGCGCGGCCGAGCTGACGAGGCAGCTGCTCGCCTTCAGCCGCTCGCAGATCGCGCGGGCCGAGCCGGTCGACCTCGCCTCCGTCGTCCGGGAGAGTGACCAGCTCCTGACACGGCTCATCGGCGAGCACATCACGCTCCGCACCGACGTCGCGAGCGCGCCGCCCGTGCACGCGAGCGCGGCGGGGATCCAGCAGGTCCTGCTCAACCTCGCCGTCAACGCGCGCGACGCGATGCCCGAAGGCGGGACGCTCAGCCTGACGGTGGGGACCACCGAGGAGGACGGCGAGCACTATGGCGTGCTGACGGTCGCGGACACCGGGCACGGCATGGAGCGAGACGTCGCGGAGCGCATCTTCGACCCGTTCTTCACGACCAAGGAGCGCGGCTCGGGGCTGGGGCTGAGCACGGCGCACGGGATCGTGCACCAGTACGGCGGAGACATCAGGGTCGCCAGCGTGCCCGGCGAGGGCACCCGCTTCGAGGTGCTGTTGCCGGAGTTCGACGACGACGAGGTGACCCAGCCGCACCACCTCCAGGCGCCGCCCACGCCGCACCGGGCGGGGAACATCCTCGTGGTCGAGGACGACACGTCGCTCCGCCGCATCGTCTGCGAGATGCTCGAGAGCGGGGGTCACACCGTGTGGTCCGCGAGCGGGCCCCTCGAGGCGCTCGCCCTGCTCGACGACCTCCTCGACGGTCTCGACCTGCTCCTGACCGACGTCGTGATGCCCGAGATGAACGGGCGCGCGCTCGCCGAGGAGGTCCTCCGGCGCCGCCCGGACCTCGCGGTCCTCTACATCAGCGGCTACGCCGACGACGAGGTGCTTCGAAAGGGGACCCAGGCCGCGAGCTACAGCTGCCTGCACAAGCCCTTCACGCCGAGCCAGCTCCTGAAGGCGGTGAAGGCCGCGCTGATGGCGCCGCCCGATCGGTGA
- the groES gene encoding co-chaperone GroES produces the protein MRVRPLHDRLLVSRLPEETMTKGGIVIPDTAKEKPMEGEVIAVGNGKVLEDGSVRPLQVEPGNKILFAKYSGTEVTVDGEEHLILRESDVLGVIE, from the coding sequence ATGCGTGTACGACCGCTTCACGACCGACTCCTCGTCTCGCGTCTCCCGGAGGAGACGATGACGAAGGGCGGGATCGTGATCCCCGACACCGCGAAGGAGAAGCCCATGGAGGGCGAGGTCATCGCGGTTGGCAACGGCAAGGTGCTGGAAGACGGCTCGGTCCGTCCGCTGCAGGTCGAGCCAGGCAACAAGATCCTGTTCGCCAAGTACAGCGGGACGGAGGTCACCGTCGACGGCGAAGAACACCTGATCCTCCGAGAGAGCGACGTCCTCGGAGTCATCGAATAG